A genomic window from Solanum stenotomum isolate F172 chromosome 10, ASM1918654v1, whole genome shotgun sequence includes:
- the LOC125843080 gene encoding pectin acetylesterase 8-like produces MPPLGFGAVLAKAAAAGEEDGDGGEERTKIFLLALLVLLCTTHHVVGAEDDLNVNITILESATAQGAVCLDGSPPAYHLHRGHGTGLDNWIIYLDGGGWCESIPECLYRTTTYLGSTRKMGQQGFFSGILHNTSKENPEFHNWNRVRVKYCDGSSFTGDVEQVNPENKLYFRGARIFKAIMEDLRSKGMKNAENAILSGTSAGGLATILNCDKFKCILPENARVKCVADASFFINGKSIYGTSYTQEMYHNIVNLHESAKNLPLACTSAMEPSLCFFPENVIPYIQTPLFVINSIYDSWQINNTLVPPYLDTQHAWKGCIKSIGSCTSSQLIIIQAFGVEFLKTFEGLPPCFTRGYFLTSCYSHGGIRLTSHWFNTSSPRLFNKTIAEAVADWYFERAEIQYIDPYPCVRNCTQ; encoded by the exons ATGCCGCCTCTGGGATTTGGTGCAGTTCTGGCAAAAGCGGCGGCGGCGGGAGAGGAAGACGGTGATGGAGGAGAAGAGAG GAcgaaaatatttcttttggCTTTGCTAGTATTACTTTGTACAACTCATCATGTTGTTGGCGCCGAAGATGATTTGAATGTCAATATAACAATACTTGAAAGTGCAACTGCTCAAGGCGCAG TATGCCTGGATGGAAGTCCACCAGCATATCATCTTCACAGAGGACATGGTACCGGACTTGACAATTGGATTATCTACTTGGAT GGTGGTGGTTGGTGCGAGAGTATCCCAGAATGTCTTTATCGTACAACTACGTACCTAGGTTCTACCAGGAAGATGGGTCAACAAGGTTTTTTCTCCGGAATACTTCATAATACTTCCAAAGAAAATCCAG AGTTTCACAATTGGAACAGGGTGAGGGTGAAGTATTGTGATGGTTCCTCTTTCACCGGTGATGTTGAACAAGTTAACCCC GAGAACAAGTTATATTTTAGAGGGGCTAGAATATTTAAGGCTATTATGGAAGATTTAAGGAGCAAAGGAatgaaaaatgcagaaaat GCCATTCTCTCAGGAACATCAGCAGGCGGATTGGCAACCATTTTGAACTGTGACAAATTCAAATGCATACTTCCGGAGAATGCAAGAGTTAAGTGTGTCGCAGACGCTAGTTTCTTCATCAATGG GAAGTCAATCTATGGTACTTCATATACTCAAGAGATGTATCACAACATTGTTAACCTACAT GAATCGGCTAAGAATTTGCCGCTTGCTTGCACGTCCGCAATGGAACCAAGTTTG TGCTTTTTTCCCGAGAATGTTATCCCATATATTCAGACTCCACTTTTCGTAATCAACTCAATTTATGACTCCTGGCAG ATTAATAACACTTTGGTTCCTCCGTACCTTGATACTCAACATGCTTGGAAGGGTTGCATCAAGAGCATAGGTAGTTGTACATCTAGCCAACTTATAATTATCCAAG cCTTTGGAGTGGAGTTTTTGAAGACATTCGAGGGACTACCCCCTTGTTTTACAAGAGGTTATTTCCTCACGTCTTGCTATTCTCATGGGGGAATCCGTTTAACGTCACACTGGTTCAATACTAGCTCTCCAAGGTTATTTAATAAG ACAATTGCGGAAGCTGTTGCGGATTGGTATTTTGAGAGAGCAGAAATTCAATATATAGACCCCTACCCTTGTGTTAGAAATTGCACTCAATAA